TAACCTGGATGCTAAACTCCGGGCCGAAACCCGCGCCCAAATTGTTAGACTCCAGCGGCAGCTAGATACGACAATGATTTACGTCACCCATGACCAGACTGAAGCAATGACAATGGGCGATCGGATTGCGGTGATGAATCACGGTCAAATCCAGCAAGTTGCTCCCCCATTGGAACTTTACAATCGCCCTGCTACTCGGTTCGTCGCCGAATTCATTGGTTCACCGCCGATGAATTTCTTGCCAGTACAATTTCATGCCCCCCGCCTGATTAACCATCCCCAGTTTCGCTTGACTCTGCCAGAAGTCTGGGCAAATGCCCTACAGAAGTACGACGGGCAGTCCTTGATTTTGGGTATCAGACCAGAACACTTGAGCTTGAGTGTTGCCGCACCCAAGAATTTGCCGGTTCAAGTAGACCTGGTGGAAGCTTTGGGTAATGAAACTTATCTCTCACTCAGTCTAGTTGGAGCAACCACTAACGCAACTACTCCCCTACAAGTGCGAATTGCACCCGATCGAGTTGTGACGGTTGGTGAGCAACTGTGGCTATCGCTGACACCGGATAAACTTCATTTCTTTGACTCTGGCACTGGCGTAGCGATTAACCAAAAATAGTGGTATTGCCAACTTCCACTTCTCTAACTTAAGAGAGAGATACTCTAAGACTTTTTTTGTTACATTTATTTACATACATCAGTTACATTGCTTAACAAAGCTAAAATTAACCGGAGCCAAAACTATGCAAGAGACAACAAAAATCACCCCGCCAATTATGGACGATCGCAATGCTTGGCGTTATGGCTTTACTCCTCAAGCTGAAATTTGGAACGGTCGTTTGGCGATGATTGGCTTCTTAGCTGCTGCACTGATTGAGCTATTTTCTGGTCAAGGCTTTCTCCACTACTGGGGCATTATGTAGATTTCGAAATCCAGCTTTATAAAATTACACTTCAAAGACGTGGGTTGCTTGATCAGCCTCCCATGTCTTTTGAGTGTCAAAAGAAGGTGATGTTAAAAAAACGCCGTAAATAACGGCGCTTTACAAGAGATAAGTCTCTAGCGGATGTATTCTTTCAAGACGCTATTGCGATTGGGATGGCGCAACTTACGCAACGCTTTCGCTTCAATCTGCCGAATTCGTTCACGAGTTACATTGAATATTTGCCCTATTTCCTCAAGCGTCTTCATTCGGCCATCATCCAAGCCATAACGCAGTCTTAAAACATCCCGTTCGCGGGGACTTAAGCTATCTAAAACTTTTTCCAGGTCTTCCCGCAGAAGATTCTTAGAAACTTGGTCTTCTGGCGTTTCTCCATCAGATTCAATAAAATCGCCCAGTCGGGAGTCTTCCTCTTTGCCGATGGGCGTTTCTAGTGAAATCGGTAATTGAGCGGATTTAGCAATAAACCGCAGCTTCTCAATGGTCATTTCCATGCGGGTAGCAATTTCTTCTTCTGTAGGCTTGCGACCCATTTCTTGAGAAAGCAACTTGGTTGTTTTCTTGATCCGGGAGATAGTTTCGTAAAGGTGAACCGGCAACCGGATAGTGCGGGACTGGTCAGCGATCGCCCGAGTAATTGCTTGACGAATCCACCACGTCGCGTATGTAGAAAACTTATAGCCTTTTTCGTGGTCAAACTTTTCCGCCGCACGAATCAGACCCAAAGAGCCTTCCTGAATTAAGTCTTGGAACGACAGCCCTCGATTCATGTATTTCTTGGCGATCGAAACCACTAGGCGCAGGTTAGACTGCACCATTTTGTCTTTAGCTCTCCGACCAATGTGGAGGCGATAACGAAACGCTGACAAAGTTAATTGGACAGCTTCAGCCCATTC
This window of the Chroococcidiopsis sp. CCMEE 29 genome carries:
- a CDS encoding chlorophyll a/b-binding protein, translated to MQETTKITPPIMDDRNAWRYGFTPQAEIWNGRLAMIGFLAAALIELFSGQGFLHYWGIM
- the rpoD gene encoding RNA polymerase sigma factor RpoD → MNQANNVLLETIARPELETIHQSDSDNDFDLLIDAEEELHTLNSEDHDEFLEAQPDEDDAKSGKVGKSRRRTQTKKKQYTEDSIRLYLQEIGRIRLLRADEEIELARKIADLLEMERVRERLSEQLDRDPYDSEWAEAVQLTLSAFRYRLHIGRRAKDKMVQSNLRLVVSIAKKYMNRGLSFQDLIQEGSLGLIRAAEKFDHEKGYKFSTYATWWIRQAITRAIADQSRTIRLPVHLYETISRIKKTTKLLSQEMGRKPTEEEIATRMEMTIEKLRFIAKSAQLPISLETPIGKEEDSRLGDFIESDGETPEDQVSKNLLREDLEKVLDSLSPRERDVLRLRYGLDDGRMKTLEEIGQIFNVTRERIRQIEAKALRKLRHPNRNSVLKEYIR